The Leptolyngbya sp. 'hensonii' genome includes the window TAATCTATGTTTGCAATTGATCCCCCTCTCTAATCCCCTGCAAGAACAGGTAACCTGTAATTTGAACGCTGCAGCGCTGGATGCTGTGGTTACAGAAGTGCTGTCAGCCAGTTGGGATGTGCCGATCGAAGATGGGGGCTCTCCCATATAGTCAGAACTCAGGCTGGCTGTTATGTTTGAGGAAAGTCGGAACTTTATTATTCACAAAATTTGAGATTCGGGTTATCGTCAATGTTGCGATTGTATGAACAATCATT containing:
- a CDS encoding SWIM zinc finger family protein, yielding MGEPPSSIGTSQLADSTSVTTASSAAAFKLQVTCSCRGLERGINCKHRLSCTRSRQVCASGETFNSR